From the bacterium genome, one window contains:
- a CDS encoding 2-oxoacid:ferredoxin oxidoreductase subunit beta, with translation MPDEKPLEPRDFESKDPIAWCPGCGNFGIREATKLALSELGLRPEQTCFVSGIGQAAKAPHYIRCNLFNGLHGRTLPVATGIKLANPGLVVFAEGGDGDGYAEGGNHFLHALRRNLDMTYLVHDNQIYGLTKGQTSPTSEGGMKTRTTPCGAIEPAFRPLALAVMMDAGFVARGFCAKPRQLADIIKLAVQHRGFALVEILQNCVSFNHVNTAKWYSHRVYDLAEEKHDPADREKAYHKALEWGDRIPLGVIYTSSRKSYDELLGDGLASRNTDPDRAPAVLDRLLDQFR, from the coding sequence ATGCCTGACGAGAAGCCTCTGGAGCCTAGAGATTTCGAGAGCAAGGACCCAATCGCCTGGTGCCCGGGCTGCGGGAACTTTGGCATCCGGGAGGCGACGAAACTCGCTCTGTCCGAGCTTGGCCTGAGGCCGGAGCAGACCTGTTTTGTGTCGGGCATCGGGCAGGCGGCCAAGGCTCCGCACTACATCCGCTGCAACCTGTTCAACGGCCTGCACGGTCGGACCCTGCCGGTCGCGACCGGGATCAAGCTTGCGAACCCTGGCCTTGTCGTGTTCGCCGAGGGTGGTGACGGTGACGGCTACGCAGAGGGCGGGAATCACTTCCTGCACGCCCTGCGCCGGAATCTGGACATGACCTATCTTGTTCACGACAACCAGATTTACGGACTGACCAAGGGACAGACTTCGCCGACCAGCGAAGGCGGGATGAAGACCAGGACTACGCCCTGCGGTGCGATTGAGCCTGCTTTCAGACCTTTGGCCCTGGCGGTAATGATGGATGCCGGGTTCGTGGCGCGAGGGTTCTGCGCAAAGCCGCGTCAGCTTGCCGACATCATCAAGCTGGCAGTCCAGCACCGCGGGTTCGCGCTGGTCGAGATTCTGCAGAACTGCGTCAGCTTCAATCATGTCAATACGGCCAAGTGGTACAGCCACCGCGTCTACGACCTGGCCGAGGAGAAGCACGACCCGGCTGACCGCGAGAAGGCCTATCACAAGGCACTGGAGTGGGGAGACCGGATTCCGCTCGGTGTTATCTACACGTCAAGCCGCAAGAGCTACGACGAACTGCTGGGGGATGGTCTCGCGTCACGCAACACCGACCCGGATCGGGCCCCGGCCGTGCTCGACCGGCTGCTCGACCAGTTCCGCTAG
- a CDS encoding 2-oxoacid:acceptor oxidoreductase subunit alpha: protein MRELNLIVAGQAGQGLQVISRTLGRLLVRAGRYVFVSQDVMSRIRGGHNFARVRVSDVPVAADGDKAQILVALDHTLVERHVPDLAEDAVVLTEAVGDLPEGLNVVRLPLADLALEHGKDPVMINSVATGAALALVGLEPAGLDGVFESQFGHKGKEVVERNVAAAKAGYNAVLDDHKRCCPHRLQASRDMTVSAEETDRVPRERLLISGAEALALGAIAANVRVVTGYPMSPATPIVEYCFRNAEEAGLIVEQTEDEVSAANLAIGAAFAGERAMVCTAGGGFCLMNEALSLAGMTEVPLVMCVGMRPGPATGLATRTAQADLLFAINAGHGEFPRAVLTPADAEQAFRAAQDAFRIAEKYQTPVIILFDQVMADALWTIERSDLKLDNRQGRQERQVADGSEPYTYRHYQVTENGVSPVVLPGTEQQLVYADSDEHTEEGHITEDAAMRVLMVNKRNSKIEGIRQEVEERKVKVEAEAETLVFCFGSSRGVVAEALGRLRAKGVSVAMVYLDHVWPFPAEAVASMVSKDRKVVTVEENYSGQLAQLLSQECGVQTAGTVRRYDGRQFTVAEVEAGLESMIAEEAS from the coding sequence GTGAGAGAGCTCAACCTGATTGTCGCCGGGCAGGCAGGGCAGGGACTCCAGGTCATCTCGCGCACGCTTGGCCGGTTGCTGGTCAGGGCCGGCCGCTACGTGTTCGTTTCGCAGGACGTGATGTCGCGGATACGGGGAGGGCATAACTTCGCGCGGGTGCGGGTCAGCGATGTGCCGGTGGCTGCGGACGGCGACAAAGCCCAGATCCTCGTCGCGCTGGACCACACGCTGGTAGAGCGGCACGTTCCCGACCTGGCTGAGGACGCCGTCGTGTTGACCGAGGCGGTCGGCGATCTGCCCGAAGGACTGAATGTAGTTCGACTTCCGCTTGCAGACCTCGCGCTGGAGCACGGGAAGGACCCGGTCATGATTAACTCGGTTGCCACTGGTGCGGCACTGGCTCTGGTCGGGCTGGAGCCGGCCGGTCTCGATGGAGTGTTCGAGAGCCAGTTCGGACACAAGGGCAAAGAGGTAGTTGAGCGCAATGTGGCTGCAGCCAAGGCCGGGTACAATGCTGTGCTGGATGACCATAAACGATGCTGCCCGCACCGGCTGCAGGCGTCGAGGGACATGACCGTTTCCGCCGAGGAAACGGATCGTGTACCGAGAGAACGGCTTCTGATTTCCGGCGCAGAGGCGCTGGCGCTGGGCGCAATTGCCGCTAATGTGCGCGTGGTTACCGGGTATCCGATGTCACCGGCCACCCCGATTGTCGAATACTGCTTCCGCAACGCGGAGGAGGCAGGCCTGATTGTGGAGCAAACCGAGGATGAGGTGTCGGCAGCCAACCTCGCTATCGGCGCAGCGTTCGCCGGAGAGCGGGCTATGGTCTGCACTGCCGGCGGCGGGTTCTGCCTGATGAACGAGGCCCTGAGCCTGGCCGGCATGACCGAGGTCCCGCTGGTAATGTGCGTGGGCATGCGGCCGGGCCCGGCAACCGGTCTGGCTACTCGGACGGCGCAGGCCGACCTTCTGTTTGCCATCAACGCCGGACACGGCGAGTTCCCGCGTGCGGTGCTGACACCGGCAGACGCAGAGCAGGCATTCCGAGCAGCGCAGGACGCGTTCCGGATTGCCGAGAAGTACCAGACGCCGGTCATCATACTGTTTGACCAGGTCATGGCCGACGCGCTGTGGACCATTGAGCGGAGCGACCTGAAACTGGATAACCGCCAAGGACGCCAAGAGCGCCAAGTGGCGGACGGATCCGAGCCGTACACATATCGGCACTATCAGGTCACGGAGAACGGGGTATCGCCGGTCGTGCTGCCGGGAACCGAGCAACAGCTTGTCTATGCCGATTCGGACGAGCACACCGAGGAAGGGCACATAACCGAGGATGCCGCGATGCGTGTCCTGATGGTGAACAAACGCAACTCGAAGATTGAGGGTATCAGGCAGGAGGTTGAGGAACGGAAGGTCAAGGTTGAGGCTGAGGCTGAGACACTCGTGTTCTGCTTCGGGTCGAGTCGTGGGGTGGTGGCTGAGGCGCTTGGCCGCCTGCGCGCCAAAGGCGTCAGTGTCGCCATGGTGTACCTCGACCACGTCTGGCCGTTCCCGGCCGAGGCCGTTGCCTCGATGGTGAGTAAGGATCGCAAGGTCGTGACTGTGGAAGAGAACTACTCGGGTCAACTGGCTCAGCTTCTGTCGCAGGAGTGCGGGGTGCAAACCGCCGGGACGGTTCGGCGGTATGACGGCAGGCAGTTCACGGTTGCCGAAGTCGAGGCCGGGCTGGAGAGCATGATTGCCGAGGAAGCTAGCTGA
- a CDS encoding thiamine pyrophosphate-dependent enzyme, which produces MAEDKVWTSSAEVTWCPGCGNFGILNALRQALTESGLEPWQVVVVGGIGQSGKVAQYVGANFLHGLHGRALPHALGVKLANPALKVIAVGGDGDMYGEGGNHLLHAFRRNPDIVCLVHNNGVYGLTKGQAAPTSGYGFATKNRPTGTVLPAFNPLAAGLALGGSFVARGFAGDVKHLSRLIGEALKHKGFGFIDILQPCVTYNLVNTFDWYRTRVYDLALEAHDASDEDKARARVLEWPCEGEAKQIPIGIFYRSHRQAYEACGASEQPAAVSPDHPHPSLPLKGEGTEGRGWLRQALSQHRDLQADAVDVVKRALEEFV; this is translated from the coding sequence TTGGCGGAAGACAAGGTCTGGACCTCAAGCGCTGAAGTGACCTGGTGCCCGGGTTGCGGGAACTTTGGCATTCTGAACGCACTCAGGCAGGCGCTGACCGAGTCCGGACTCGAGCCGTGGCAGGTCGTTGTCGTGGGTGGCATCGGCCAGTCAGGAAAGGTGGCGCAGTATGTGGGCGCCAACTTCCTGCACGGCCTGCACGGCCGGGCGTTGCCGCACGCGCTGGGCGTGAAGCTGGCCAACCCCGCGCTCAAGGTCATCGCGGTCGGTGGTGACGGCGACATGTACGGCGAGGGTGGGAACCACCTGCTGCACGCGTTCCGGCGCAATCCGGATATCGTCTGCCTCGTACACAATAATGGTGTCTACGGCCTGACCAAGGGCCAGGCAGCGCCGACCAGCGGCTACGGCTTTGCCACGAAGAACCGCCCAACCGGTACGGTATTACCCGCGTTCAACCCTTTGGCGGCCGGGCTGGCGCTGGGCGGCAGTTTCGTCGCCAGGGGTTTTGCCGGGGACGTGAAGCACCTCTCGCGGTTGATAGGCGAGGCACTGAAGCACAAGGGCTTCGGGTTCATCGATATCCTGCAGCCGTGCGTGACCTACAACCTTGTCAATACGTTCGACTGGTACCGGACGCGAGTCTACGATCTCGCCCTGGAGGCGCACGACGCGTCGGATGAGGATAAGGCCCGGGCAAGGGTGCTGGAATGGCCATGTGAGGGGGAAGCCAAACAGATTCCTATCGGTATCTTCTACCGGTCGCACCGTCAGGCCTATGAGGCCTGCGGGGCGTCCGAACAACCTGCGGCGGTCAGTCCGGACCACCCTCACCCTTCCCTCCCCCTCAAGGGGGAGGGAACAGAAGGGAGGGGGTGGCTGCGACAGGCGCTCTCGCAGCACCGGGATTTGCAGGCGGACGCTGTGGATGTGGTGAAGCGGGCACTGGAAGAATTCGTGTGA
- a CDS encoding 2-oxoacid:acceptor oxidoreductase subunit alpha, translating into MTDIALTIAGQAGQGIDTASELLARALVRSGYYTFSYPNLMSRIRGGHNFTAVRVSERPVYSPPGRFNALLALDELSVSEHGQDMVEGGVIIAEPTRTRDGGRGTRGEGQGTTDQGRADDKTTFRVPMAEIAEKHGGTKTMANVVGLGALLALTGHPLDRLQGLLKERFIAKGEQVVKQNVECLRAGADYVRQSWGGTCDCTLPKQSARAKRMLLTGNHAIALGALASGVRFYAGYPMSPSTPIMEYLAAKQADASLVMEQAEDEIAAINMVIGAAYAGARAMTATSGGGFSLMVEGLGMAGMAELPVVIVIAMRPGPATGFPTRTEQAELLFAINASQDEFPRFVFAPGTAEEAFYATNRAFELAGRFQVPAIILSDQFLSDSLWTVPGFNLARVKASDDLDDLEWQGRPAFSYRRYAVTRDGVSPRLRPGFAGQLVHMLGAERDESGMQTEDAGVRVRMHEKRMRKLAAMSTTIEDPTCHPEKTADCVVVCFGSTYGAAREAVDILREQRVSVAMLHLCEVAPFPRERVAALLSSARRVITVEGNSTGQLAALLRRETGIKADAQVLKYDGRPFVAQELAEELRSVCR; encoded by the coding sequence GTGACCGACATCGCTCTCACCATCGCCGGCCAAGCCGGGCAGGGCATCGACACCGCATCGGAGTTGCTTGCCCGCGCCCTGGTGCGGAGCGGCTATTACACGTTTTCCTATCCCAATCTGATGTCCCGCATCCGCGGTGGGCACAACTTTACCGCGGTGCGGGTCTCGGAGCGGCCGGTCTATTCGCCGCCGGGCAGGTTCAACGCTCTGCTGGCGCTGGATGAGTTGTCGGTGAGCGAACACGGGCAGGACATGGTGGAAGGCGGAGTCATCATAGCCGAGCCGACCAGGACCAGGGACGGGGGACGGGGGACGAGGGGCGAGGGGCAGGGGACGACAGACCAAGGACGAGCCGACGACAAGACGACCTTCCGTGTTCCGATGGCGGAGATTGCGGAGAAGCACGGCGGTACGAAGACGATGGCGAATGTGGTCGGGTTGGGCGCGCTGCTTGCCCTTACCGGGCACCCGCTGGATAGACTGCAGGGCTTGCTCAAGGAGCGGTTCATCGCCAAGGGTGAGCAGGTGGTGAAGCAGAACGTGGAGTGTCTGAGAGCCGGGGCTGACTATGTGAGGCAGAGCTGGGGCGGGACCTGCGATTGCACTCTGCCGAAGCAGTCCGCACGGGCGAAGCGAATGCTCCTGACCGGCAATCATGCTATTGCTCTCGGGGCGCTGGCCTCAGGCGTGCGCTTCTACGCCGGGTATCCGATGTCGCCGTCAACGCCGATAATGGAGTACCTCGCCGCGAAGCAGGCCGATGCCAGTCTGGTTATGGAGCAGGCCGAGGACGAGATTGCGGCCATCAACATGGTTATCGGCGCGGCCTATGCCGGTGCCCGCGCGATGACCGCGACTTCGGGCGGCGGCTTTTCGCTGATGGTCGAGGGGCTCGGTATGGCCGGTATGGCCGAGCTTCCGGTCGTGATTGTGATTGCGATGCGGCCGGGACCGGCGACCGGATTCCCGACGCGGACCGAGCAGGCCGAGCTGCTCTTTGCCATCAACGCCTCGCAGGACGAGTTTCCCCGCTTCGTATTCGCGCCCGGGACCGCGGAGGAGGCTTTCTACGCCACCAATCGGGCGTTCGAGCTGGCGGGCAGGTTTCAGGTGCCGGCCATCATCCTCTCTGACCAGTTCCTCTCCGACTCACTGTGGACCGTACCGGGATTCAATCTGGCTCGTGTCAAGGCGAGCGACGACCTTGACGATCTGGAGTGGCAGGGGCGGCCCGCGTTCAGCTATCGTCGCTACGCGGTGACCAGGGACGGGGTGTCGCCGCGGCTGCGGCCGGGCTTCGCGGGCCAACTGGTCCACATGCTCGGGGCAGAACGCGACGAGAGCGGCATGCAGACCGAGGATGCCGGCGTGCGCGTGCGGATGCACGAGAAACGGATGAGGAAGCTTGCGGCGATGTCGACAACGATAGAGGATCCCACCTGCCACCCGGAGAAGACCGCCGACTGTGTCGTGGTCTGCTTCGGCTCCACGTACGGGGCGGCGCGCGAGGCGGTTGACATACTACGCGAGCAGCGGGTGAGCGTGGCGATGCTCCATCTCTGTGAGGTTGCGCCCTTCCCGCGTGAGCGCGTGGCGGCGTTGCTTTCCTCGGCGCGCCGGGTCATCACGGTCGAGGGTAATTCGACCGGACAACTTGCCGCCCTGCTGAGGCGCGAGACCGGAATCAAGGCGGACGCGCAGGTGCTGAAGTATGACGGCAGGCCGTTTGTCGCACAGGAGCTGGCGGAAGAGCTGCGGAGCGTATGCAGATGA
- a CDS encoding cysteine desulfurase family protein, whose amino-acid sequence MVSGYFDHAAAAPLLPEAREAMLTFLGDEFGNPSSLHRYGNKPREAIENARAQVAALINSRPDDIVFTASASESNNLAVKGLALARRDKGRHVIISAIEHVSVLEAAKSLTLSGFEVTQVPVSPEGVVEPAKLTAAIKTDTVLASVMHANYEVGTIQNVKELAGIARRFRVSFHSDGTAAVGRIPVDVTDLGVDAYTFPAMSVYGPKGAAALYLKRGTRIQSLIEGGFQEKNRRAGTENVAAIAGFGAAAAITKTKLPEWSATMTKLAQRIFSELPQRLDHVIFTGSMSNRIPGQVSVVVEFVEGESMLLFLDDEGIAAASGSSCSAKTLKASHVLLAMGLPHTKAQSSLVLTLGKDSTDEDVTHFLDKLPPMVQRLRQMSPLYAKFQKGEDPYAVKPGDSCEEEHHDEEHE is encoded by the coding sequence ATGGTATCTGGGTATTTCGACCACGCCGCCGCAGCACCGCTACTGCCCGAAGCGCGCGAGGCGATGCTGACCTTCCTTGGTGATGAATTCGGTAACCCGTCCAGCCTACACCGTTATGGCAACAAACCCAGGGAGGCGATCGAGAACGCCCGCGCACAGGTGGCCGCGCTCATCAATTCCCGGCCGGATGACATAGTTTTCACCGCATCCGCCTCCGAATCCAACAACCTTGCCGTCAAGGGTCTTGCCCTCGCCCGCCGGGACAAGGGCAGGCACGTCATTATCTCCGCCATTGAGCACGTATCGGTGCTGGAGGCGGCAAAGTCGCTCACCCTGAGCGGCTTCGAGGTCACTCAGGTGCCGGTCAGCCCCGAGGGCGTGGTCGAGCCGGCCAAACTGACCGCCGCCATCAAGACCGACACGGTCCTCGCATCGGTGATGCACGCCAATTACGAAGTCGGCACTATTCAGAACGTCAAGGAGCTGGCCGGAATCGCGCGCCGGTTCCGGGTTTCGTTCCACTCCGACGGCACTGCCGCGGTCGGCCGGATTCCGGTTGACGTGACTGACCTTGGTGTTGACGCATACACGTTCCCGGCCATGTCGGTCTACGGTCCCAAAGGCGCTGCCGCCCTCTACTTGAAACGTGGCACACGAATCCAGTCACTTATCGAAGGTGGTTTCCAGGAGAAGAATCGTCGCGCCGGCACCGAGAACGTAGCCGCCATCGCCGGGTTCGGGGCTGCCGCCGCAATCACGAAGACGAAGTTACCCGAATGGTCGGCGACGATGACGAAGCTGGCACAGCGCATCTTCAGTGAACTGCCACAGAGGCTTGACCACGTCATTTTCACCGGCTCGATGTCGAACCGCATCCCCGGACAGGTCAGCGTCGTGGTCGAGTTCGTCGAGGGCGAATCGATGTTGCTCTTCCTCGACGACGAAGGCATCGCCGCCGCGTCCGGCTCGTCCTGCTCGGCCAAGACCTTGAAGGCATCCCACGTGCTGCTGGCGATGGGACTGCCGCATACGAAAGCCCAGTCTTCGCTGGTCCTGACGCTGGGCAAGGACTCGACCGACGAAGACGTGACCCATTTCCTCGACAAGCTGCCGCCTATGGTCCAGCGACTGAGGCAGATGTCACCTCTCTACGCGAAGTTTCAGAAGGGCGAGGACCCGTACGCAGTGAAGCCCGGCGACTCGTGCGAAGAAGAGCACCACGATGAAGAACACGAATAG
- the nifU gene encoding Fe-S cluster assembly scaffold protein NifU, translating into MYSEKVMEHFRNPRNVGEIENADGVGEIGNPVCGDMMTFYVKIENGILTDVKFKTFGCGAAIAVSSMVSEMAKGKTVEEAMKISNADVAKELGGLPPNKLHCSNLGADALHKAIENYQAKKPGNEKKGCRCPYCDAPVEGSRICAPCSAQGRN; encoded by the coding sequence ATGTATTCTGAGAAAGTAATGGAGCATTTCCGCAACCCGCGCAACGTCGGTGAGATTGAGAACGCCGACGGCGTGGGAGAAATCGGCAATCCGGTCTGCGGGGACATGATGACGTTCTACGTGAAGATTGAGAACGGCATCCTGACCGACGTGAAGTTCAAGACCTTCGGCTGCGGCGCGGCTATCGCGGTATCCTCAATGGTCAGCGAGATGGCCAAGGGCAAGACCGTCGAGGAGGCGATGAAGATATCGAACGCGGATGTCGCCAAGGAACTGGGCGGCCTGCCCCCGAACAAGCTCCACTGTTCCAACCTCGGCGCGGACGCGCTCCACAAGGCGATTGAGAACTACCAGGCGAAGAAGCCCGGCAACGAGAAGAAGGGCTGCCGCTGCCCGTACTGCGACGCCCCGGTCGAGGGCAGCAGGATATGCGCGCCCTGCAGTGCCCAGGGCCGCAACTAG
- a CDS encoding glutaredoxin family protein, with product MKLTHVPGRNAKHRVTLYALSTCGWCSKTKELLNSNQVQYEYIDVDQCQGDERTEVANKVRELNPRGSFPTVRIDGEVVAGFDEDRIRELLDL from the coding sequence GTGAAGTTGACCCATGTACCCGGCAGGAATGCCAAGCACCGTGTAACTCTCTATGCGCTCTCGACCTGCGGCTGGTGCAGCAAGACCAAGGAGTTGCTGAACTCCAACCAGGTTCAGTACGAGTACATCGACGTGGACCAGTGCCAGGGCGATGAACGCACCGAGGTAGCCAACAAGGTGCGCGAGCTGAATCCGCGCGGTTCGTTCCCGACCGTCAGGATCGACGGCGAGGTAGTGGCCGGCTTTGACGAAGACCGCATCCGGGAGCTGCTCGATCTGTGA
- a CDS encoding DUF1868 domain-containing protein, which translates to MSAEERFPDEVLKTYERLKQEAESTGYRLNPDKSFTLRLIQGLLDNEKRYGYWCCPCRLSFADKAKDLDVICPCYYRDSDVEEFGACYCALYVSDDWIEGKKKHGSILERRPAKFMRDGYSESAPQPPAPGPQPLSLPVWRCKVCGYLCARPEPPGKCPICKAGKDRFERFV; encoded by the coding sequence GTGAGCGCCGAGGAACGATTTCCCGACGAGGTCCTCAAGACCTACGAACGCCTGAAACAGGAGGCCGAGTCGACCGGGTATCGCCTCAACCCGGACAAGAGCTTCACCCTTCGCCTCATCCAGGGCCTGCTCGACAACGAGAAACGGTACGGCTATTGGTGCTGCCCCTGCCGGCTCTCGTTCGCGGACAAGGCCAAAGACCTTGATGTCATCTGTCCCTGCTACTACCGGGACTCCGACGTCGAAGAGTTCGGCGCTTGCTACTGCGCTCTTTACGTGTCCGACGACTGGATTGAGGGCAAGAAGAAGCACGGCTCCATCCTCGAGCGCAGGCCGGCCAAGTTCATGCGCGACGGCTATTCCGAATCTGCTCCCCAGCCCCCAGCCCCCGGCCCCCAACCCCTCTCTCTTCCCGTCTGGCGCTGCAAGGTCTGCGGCTACCTGTGCGCCCGGCCCGAGCCGCCGGGCAAGTGTCCAATCTGCAAGGCAGGCAAGGACCGATTTGAACGGTTCGTGTAG
- a CDS encoding MTH1187 family thiamine-binding protein codes for MIVEVSVVPVGTGNTSVSSYVRAAVKIIEETDLDYEINSMGTCVQGEWDEIFSTLKAVHDELAKLGCNRIVTTVKIDDRRDKFGAMDAKIAAVEEDL; via the coding sequence ATGATCGTCGAAGTGAGCGTGGTCCCGGTCGGAACCGGCAACACCAGTGTCAGCTCCTACGTCAGGGCTGCCGTCAAGATTATCGAGGAAACCGACCTCGATTACGAGATCAACTCCATGGGCACCTGCGTGCAGGGCGAGTGGGATGAGATCTTCTCGACCCTCAAGGCCGTGCACGACGAGCTGGCGAAGCTGGGCTGCAACCGGATAGTCACAACCGTAAAGATCGACGACCGGCGCGACAAGTTCGGCGCCATGGACGCGAAGATCGCCGCGGTCGAAGAAGACCTCTAG
- a CDS encoding Crp/Fnr family transcriptional regulator — protein sequence MDVKSFLKTIPEFSDVPDAGVELLARLAKVGEVKAGGMVDVQGEPAAKFYILVSGRLGVVLELDFGVSKKTYMVTSVGPGQMFAYSGVVGNPHYTAGSRAMVNSTFLEFDVAKLEAALDEDPRLGYVMMKMVAQTIASRLRAMQLQLAQQCAVAEAEQAPD from the coding sequence ATGGACGTTAAGTCGTTCCTGAAGACCATTCCGGAGTTCTCGGACGTCCCTGATGCGGGCGTCGAACTGCTGGCAAGACTGGCGAAGGTCGGCGAGGTTAAGGCCGGCGGCATGGTCGACGTGCAGGGCGAGCCGGCGGCGAAGTTCTACATCCTCGTGAGCGGCAGGCTCGGGGTCGTGCTCGAACTCGACTTCGGCGTATCGAAGAAGACCTACATGGTCACGTCGGTTGGGCCGGGGCAGATGTTCGCATACTCGGGCGTGGTGGGCAACCCGCACTACACCGCGGGCAGCCGGGCAATGGTGAACAGCACCTTCCTTGAGTTCGATGTCGCGAAGCTGGAGGCGGCGCTCGACGAAGACCCGCGGCTCGGGTACGTGATGATGAAGATGGTGGCACAGACCATCGCTTCGCGGCTGCGGGCGATGCAGCTCCAGCTTGCCCAGCAGTGCGCTGTAGCCGAGGCTGAACAGGCACCGGACTGA
- a CDS encoding trypsin-like peptidase domain-containing protein — MKKLLPYVMIVALSTALVVSLWVNWAGHPRHPIPGPVVPVSVSDDVSASRTNAIVLAARKISPAVVSVVVTQTRVVTYDPFGGLGLDDFFRDFAPRQTYRQEVKSMGSGVIISSDGDIVTNAHVVLNATQIKVTLPDNRTFPAELEGIDETRDLALLKLKAGGLPSATLGNSDDLMIGEWSIAIGNPFGFMIEDAQPTVTVGVISALHRDIKSEGGDQVYSDMVQTDAAINPGNSGGPLVNAAGEVIGINTFIFSHSGGSEGIGFARPINDVKQFVKETRNSGGATSYERVKTGLGATVADINPTLRGSLGLAYRRGVVVVEVDGGSVGETIGMATGDVILMAQGKTIGSAAAFARLYEHLAGTIDIVIDRGGEQIRLLYRLR, encoded by the coding sequence ATGAAGAAACTGCTTCCCTATGTAATGATTGTAGCACTGTCGACCGCGCTGGTCGTGTCACTCTGGGTCAACTGGGCCGGACATCCCCGTCATCCGATTCCGGGGCCGGTTGTGCCGGTATCGGTCAGTGACGACGTATCGGCCTCACGCACCAACGCCATCGTGCTCGCCGCCCGCAAGATCAGCCCGGCCGTTGTGTCCGTCGTGGTAACCCAGACCCGGGTTGTCACCTACGACCCGTTCGGCGGTCTCGGGCTGGACGATTTCTTCCGCGACTTCGCGCCCCGCCAGACCTATCGCCAGGAGGTCAAGTCGATGGGCTCGGGCGTCATCATATCCAGCGACGGCGACATCGTGACGAACGCGCACGTCGTACTCAATGCGACCCAGATCAAGGTCACGCTGCCGGACAATCGTACGTTCCCGGCCGAGCTTGAGGGCATAGACGAAACCAGGGATCTGGCCCTGCTCAAGCTGAAGGCCGGCGGCCTGCCGTCCGCGACCCTGGGCAACTCCGACGACCTGATGATTGGCGAGTGGTCGATTGCCATCGGCAACCCGTTCGGATTCATGATTGAGGACGCGCAGCCGACGGTCACCGTCGGCGTCATCTCGGCGCTGCATCGGGACATCAAATCCGAGGGCGGCGACCAGGTCTACTCCGACATGGTCCAGACCGACGCGGCCATCAATCCGGGCAACTCGGGCGGCCCGCTGGTCAACGCGGCCGGCGAGGTCATCGGCATCAACACCTTCATCTTCAGCCATTCGGGCGGCTCGGAGGGCATCGGCTTCGCCCGGCCTATCAATGACGTGAAGCAGTTCGTGAAGGAGACACGCAACTCCGGCGGTGCTACCAGCTATGAGCGAGTGAAGACCGGACTCGGAGCGACCGTCGCCGACATCAACCCGACACTCCGAGGCAGCCTCGGGCTCGCCTATCGCCGGGGCGTGGTGGTGGTGGAAGTCGACGGCGGCAGCGTCGGCGAGACCATCGGCATGGCGACCGGCGACGTCATCCTCATGGCGCAGGGCAAGACCATCGGCTCGGCGGCAGCATTCGCCCGACTCTACGAGCACCTTGCCGGAACAATTGACATCGTGATTGACCGCGGAGGGGAGCAAATCAGACTGCTCTACAGACTAAGATGA